The DNA sequence AGTTAACCAACATTGCATTAGCAGATCTCTTTAAGGTATGTAGAGCAAGTTGACATATTATCTCTTAGAGCATCAGTCAGTTTTAGCATTTTTAAACACTGCCAGTTAAATTCCGTTTACTCAGCAGCTTTGGTAGCAGAAAGCAGAATTTATGTGGACTTGCAGCCACTTGAAGTGACAAATTAACTAAAACTTACAAGAGCTAGCAAATGGTTTATTTAGAACAGATTTTCATGGAGTGAATCAAAATAGACACTAATATGAGCTCGATCCCTAAGAGAAACGGCAACAATTGATCGTTTGCTGACCAAAACAGATACTGTACTTCTTTTGTCTTCTACGTTGAAACCCTCTATTGTACATGCTACAGAAATATTACTTACAAAACCAACTCTCTAGTCTGTAGGGTTGTAGCAACCATGCATAACCCAAGGTGTCAAACTAAACCAATAAATTGAAGTATTTAGCAACATTTCTGAGGCATATAGAAAGCCAGTCAAGCATGCATTAAGCACACGTACATGGCGTCATAAAAGGGTACCCTTTAACTGGTTTCAAAGGGATCAGAAAATTGAGTAATCAATAACAGGTTCAGCAGATTAGCAGAATACAAATTAACAAATGCAAATGCATGAAACGAGAGTGATAATGAGGAGTACCTAACCAGCACTTTTATCCGCTTCATTTCAGCTTTCTGCAGCCTTATGATGGCTTTTCAACCCCATTGCAGCCACTAATCCGAAATAGGCTCTCTTCATATTCAGTTATGTCATGAGACCAAATGTCTACACGTACACATATACAAGCaatgcttctcttcttctttatgTTCGATCTTTATCAACCCGGTGGTATATTTGCAAGTCCTTATGGCCGCAACTGTACTACTTTCCATAACCAAGAATGGGAAGTAATGTAATATGTATTCAAGCGGATTGGAAAGCTTCAAGTTAAAGAGCTTAGTCCACGAGTCACTCACATCATATTCTTTCGTGATGCATAAAAATGATGATGATCACGTAGATATACAAATACCATACCATTGCACGTACGAACACAATGGCGAGACAGAACAGCCCGGTCGCTGGAAGGGGACGTTCATCTTTCGAACCAATGAAACGTCTCCAAACGGCAGCGTTTCCAAGTCTAGCGACTCCACTAGTTCAGTAGTTTTAATTTGCGCTGTGAGACGAGGAGTCTGTACGTGACCAAGGGTTTTGTGCTTAGAAGAGAAGATGCTTTAAATTGGGATTTGGCGAAGTCCGGGTCGAATAAGATGATGAAACGCCACCGCTTTGAAACGGAGCTGAATCGGATCAAGGATTTCACCGGCAGCCGAGAGAGAATCTCCACTATCATCTCCACCGGTAGGTGCGCTCCCGCCATTGCAATAGGGGCAAAATTCGAGAAAAGAATTAATGGTGGTcacttttatattttatttcagtctttttttttgggccctGCCCGGCCCAATAAACTACACCGCCCCGGAAAACAAAGCCCACCTGAGTATATAAAACGCCATAACACGGAAAAACTAAATTAACGGTTTTCTCTCCTCTGCCTGGAAAAAAATGGCGCTTCTCGGATCCAACATAGCCAGTGAGGTCAGGTTTCATCTTCCTCCTTCGATTTTTTTTACCTTTCTGGACTTCATTTCAATCTCCTTTCAATTTGCTTGATCCTTGAATTTTTGCTTAGCTATGTATTCAGATCATTTTGCTTCTGTCTATTCACCATGGGCATCATTGTTGCTTGTGTTGTTGGATGGGATTTCCTATATGATAGTTAtggtcaaattgatgattgggAGAATTGGGTGCAGGTCGGGCTTCGGCTGCTCCTTTGTCCTCTTGGTTCTAACATTGTGATTCGAACAGCGTGGTAAGAGACCTGATTAATGTTCCTTCCGTCAATGTTGAACTTCACAAGTGGTTATATTATGGATTGATGTTGAGGCTTTCTTTGGTACAGTTGTTCTGTGGGGATTGTTGTACCGGTATACTGTACATGCAAGGCAATTGAGAGGAAAGATGAAACTGCACAACAGAAGTGGCTTCTTTATTGGGCGGGTTgggatttgtattttttttatttttgtttttttgttttcctttcctaCTTGGATGAGATCACCTTTCATCTCAATTATCTGTATAGAGAGGCTTATGACTTTCTGATCCCTATCAGGCAACTAAATTAATTCTGTTTATTTTTTCCACCCCACCACCAAATGATTGCAGCTTATGGATCTTTCAGCCTTGTGGAAATATTTTCAGATAGGCTTATATCTTGGTAAGGCTTTGGACCTATTTACTAAAGTAGCATATCTGTCATGTAGGAAACATTTTCTGTCTGATACTGGATAAGAAGACGAGCCATGCTGCTTCGACATCCATATAATGTTTGATATGTTGCATTTAACATGTACTATCTATGTTATTTCTTTGCTCTCAGTACTATGTCTTCTTCTATTCATCTTCATTTTTACCCAGAATCCATTATCTTTGATCGTGCTTTTTAGTTTTCAGATCACTGTCaatctcttttggtttttgaCAGTATGGATGATAATGTTAGAGCCATGATGACCATGGTTAGATGTGTCAATCATTTTTTTGATAAATTGAAAAACAGATGATTACTTTCCATAAGTGAAAAGAAATTGACATTTTCAAGAATAATAAAGAGGCTATCCTACGCTCATTATGTACGTACAGATTCCTTGTCCATGTACTTGTTAATGTGTTGTAATCATCTCATGAAGTAGCATTCTATTGGTATAGGGAAAGAGTAATCCATTTTTCCTAGGTCTATGCACTTGTCAATTGTGGTTATCTCTATTGGTGTAGACAACAGAATTAGATATGGTTAGAAGATTCTATCGGCATAAGGATAGAGTGAAATGTATAACAACTTTATAAGAATAGATATCACTAGTAACTTATGCAGGCTTTGTGACCAAAGTTATGAACTAGATAGATATCCTAATCTTTGTTTGGAACTTTTGATTATGTGCAGGTGCCCATATTACTATCACATGAAGTTTGCCTTTCTTGTTTGGCTCCAACTTCCATCTGCTGATGTAAGATAAATTTGCTTCTTTGTGGTTTGTTTCCATCAGTATCTGTTGAAGAAGAATGACAATGGTACCTTGCCTTGGTTTTACATGTCTATCTTCTCTTTCCCTTATCTTGTGTTTATTTTGGTTATGTCATTACAACCACCACCTTCCTTATTTTCGGACTCCTTTGTTTACCTGCATTATATGGGAAATGTGTGATAAAGCTGAGTAATCTCAATTTAGTATTAgtcttttcttttgtctagttGTCATGTAGGTTTTTGTTACTGAAATACAAATATCATTATATCGTACGAATGTTTATTGGTGTCTCATCATCTGGTCTTATGATTGCATTCTGAGTTGTGTTTATAAGGTTCTTTTTAGCATTTCATTGCCAACTTTAGTTATGTGCGCAACTTTATACATGGGAACAGCTTGAGTTGTAACTTTCTTCTATCAAAAATAACTAAATGCCTGCTTTCCATCCAGGGGGCAAAGCAGTTGTACATGAACCACCTACGCCCGTTCTTTTTGAGGCATCAAACTAAAGTTGATAGAATTTTGGGCCTTACATATGGTGAATTGGTATGCCCTCTGTCTGCAATTAGTCTTGAGTAGTATGTAACCTGGAAATTTTTTGGTCTGGGTCAACATCTACTTTCTTCACAAGTTCTTGTTATCTCATTGTGCGTACAGAACTAAAATGTTCATTGGTTTGTTAATTGCAGCTCAAACTCATTAGTGCACACCAAGGAGAGATCCACTATGCTAGGGCTATGTTCTTGAAAGTTTTTGGTTCAGGTGAGAATGGCATTG is a window from the Rosa chinensis cultivar Old Blush chromosome 2, RchiOBHm-V2, whole genome shotgun sequence genome containing:
- the LOC112187306 gene encoding HVA22-like protein k, whose product is MALLGSNIASEVGLRLLLCPLGSNIVIRTACCSVGIVVPVYCTCKAIERKDETAQQKWLLYWAAYGSFSLVEIFSDRLISWCPYYYHMKFAFLVWLQLPSADGAKQLYMNHLRPFFLRHQTKVDRILGLTYGELLKLISAHQGEIHYARAMFLKVFGSDQMPRGRANTDLPQNNAIEGPPRTTRESDSGLDD